The window GGCCTATCTCTGCGTCAGGCTAGCGCTTGCGGAGCACTATCCCTGGCTGCGCGCGTGGGGAGTCTTCGATGACCTGTCCAGTTACATCGTGGGACTTGAAGAGCAGCGCATCTCCGAAGACGGAGGTTACCGTCGCGCAGTTCAAGAACACTACAAGGCCTATGGCGCATTCAACGTGGGCATGTTCGTCGAGAACCCGTTCTGGTATCTGCTCGACTGGAAACCACACCAGGCACGTCGATACGCACCTTTGGCGCAATGGTCAGCCTATACCTTCAAAAGGTGAGCCGGGATCCCCCATTACTATGCCAACCGGCGATCAAGCTTCGAAACAAGATCTTCGGCTCGAAGATGCGTGTAGCGCTTCAGCATCTGCATTGACTTGTGACCACTGATCGCAGCAACCTCCTGATCGCTTAGCCCTGCTTCCACGAGCCTGCTGACCGCTTCATGACGAAGATCGTGGAAATGTAGGTCCGCCAGTCCTACGTCGCTTGTGATTCGCCTCCAGAGCTTCTGAAAGACGTAGGGCTTTCGGTGGCCGTTGGCCCCAGGCTCGCCAAAGAAGACCAGATCGGTATCGAGAGGGCGTAACGGATTATCCATCGCAAGTTGCAAGATCCCCGCAGCTACGCGGGTCAGCGGTACCAGGCGCGCAAAACCATTCTTCGTGTCGCTGAGGCCAACGACGCGCCGCTGCAAGTCAATCTGCGAACGGCGTAGCCCCGTGATCTCCGACGAGCGCATACCGGTCTCTACCGCGAAGCGAACAATCCAACCAAGCATTGGGTTGCTGTGACCGTCGACTGCCGCAAACAGTCGCTGCTGCTCGTCGAGGTTGAGACGTCGGCTGCGGCCCGGACCAGGACTCGGTTTGCGAATGTTGGCGACAGGATTAAAGGTCAGACCGATGCCCCATTCCTGAATGGCCGTTCGGAACAGGTGGCCCAGCATGGCGAGCTCGATGCGCACCGTGTTGTTCGCTTTTCCCGCCGCCAGTCGCTCGTCACGATATTTGGCAACCAGGTCGGCGCTGACGGCCGCCATCGAGTACTTCCCGAAAAACGCTTCCAAGTGCTGGGCCGTAAAACGTTCGCTGCGCTGGGTCGTCGGCTTCTTTGTGACAGAGACCTCTTCCATGTAGCGCTTCAACGCGCCGGCGACAGTCAGCTTCTCAGACGGTGCGCGGGATAGATACA of the Cupriavidus malaysiensis genome contains:
- a CDS encoding tyrosine-type recombinase/integrase translates to MATIVKTPSGTWKAVIRKLGWPTTAKTFRTKRDAEDWARSTEDEMVRGVYLSRAPSEKLTVAGALKRYMEEVSVTKKPTTQRSERFTAQHLEAFFGKYSMAAVSADLVAKYRDERLAAGKANNTVRIELAMLGHLFRTAIQEWGIGLTFNPVANIRKPSPGPGRSRRLNLDEQQRLFAAVDGHSNPMLGWIVRFAVETGMRSSEITGLRRSQIDLQRRVVGLSDTKNGFARLVPLTRVAAGILQLAMDNPLRPLDTDLVFFGEPGANGHRKPYVFQKLWRRITSDVGLADLHFHDLRHEAVSRLVEAGLSDQEVAAISGHKSMQMLKRYTHLRAEDLVSKLDRRLA